From a single Serratia surfactantfaciens genomic region:
- the manX gene encoding PTS mannose transporter subunit IIAB: protein MAIAIIIGTHGAAAEQLLKTAEMLLGEQDNVAFIDFVPGENAETLIVKYNEKISGLDTSGGVLFLVDTWGGSPFNAASRIAVDKEHYEVVTGVNIPMLVETFMARDDNPAFDELVALALETGREGVKALKKPQEEPAKPAAPVAKAAAPQAPLGPNDHMKIGLARIDDRLIHGQVATRWTKETNVSRIIVVSDEVAADHVRKTLLTQVAPPGVTAHVVDVAKAIRVWNNPKYANDRVMLLFTNPTDVWRLVEGGVDIKSVNIGGMAFRQGKTQVNNAVSVDEKDIEAFKKLNDRGIELEVRKVSSDSRLKMMDLINKLN, encoded by the coding sequence GTGGCAATAGCTATTATCATCGGCACACACGGGGCTGCAGCGGAACAACTGCTGAAAACGGCGGAGATGCTATTGGGCGAGCAGGACAACGTCGCCTTTATAGACTTCGTTCCCGGTGAGAATGCCGAAACGTTAATCGTCAAATACAATGAAAAAATCAGTGGGTTGGATACCAGCGGCGGCGTGCTGTTCCTGGTGGATACCTGGGGCGGCAGCCCGTTCAACGCCGCCAGCCGCATTGCGGTCGACAAAGAACACTATGAGGTCGTCACCGGAGTCAACATTCCGATGCTGGTGGAAACCTTCATGGCGCGGGACGACAACCCCGCTTTCGATGAACTGGTGGCGCTGGCGTTGGAAACCGGCCGCGAAGGCGTGAAAGCGCTGAAAAAACCGCAGGAAGAACCCGCAAAACCCGCAGCACCCGTCGCCAAAGCCGCTGCCCCTCAGGCGCCGCTGGGGCCGAACGACCACATGAAAATCGGCCTGGCGCGCATCGATGACCGCTTAATTCACGGTCAGGTCGCCACCCGCTGGACCAAAGAGACCAACGTCAGCCGCATCATCGTCGTCAGCGACGAAGTCGCTGCCGACCATGTGCGCAAAACTCTGCTGACTCAGGTCGCCCCGCCGGGCGTCACCGCCCACGTGGTGGACGTGGCGAAGGCCATCCGCGTCTGGAACAACCCGAAATACGCCAACGACCGCGTGATGCTGCTGTTTACCAACCCGACCGACGTCTGGCGGCTGGTGGAAGGCGGCGTGGATATCAAATCCGTCAATATCGGCGGCATGGCGTTCCGTCAGGGGAAAACCCAGGTGAACAACGCCGTATCCGTCGATGAAAAAGATATCGAAGCGTTTAAGAAACTGAACGATCGCGGTATCGAGCTGGAGGTGCGCAAGGTCTCGTCCGACAGCCGGCTAAAAATGATGGACCTGATTAACAAACTCAATTAG